The following proteins are encoded in a genomic region of Zea mays cultivar B73 chromosome 9, Zm-B73-REFERENCE-NAM-5.0, whole genome shotgun sequence:
- the LOC118471897 gene encoding helicase protein MOM1-like — protein MGGILFELVGPIHISRDPGTIPRPAASLQRCCASDTRTSHYLGLFTPLKGKHTDEVAKSKQSIVSTKTKKEIQFQKLQRLPDGCHPDFDNDHLCSVNNHDLLPEISTPSVDLHLLPETGVENMRTPKSLHAELKHELLKLNTVLKLPDNVLFLANQFLEYLLNNHLVVREPRSILHAFNIALCWRAASFLKYTELNRRESLALASDGLNYECNEAPS, from the exons ATGGGAGGAATTTTGTTTGAGCTTGTGGGCCCAATTCATATCAGTCGCGACCCTGGGACTATCCCACGTCCTGCGGCGAGCTTGCAGCGCTGCTGCGCCTCGGATACGCGGACAAGTCACTACTTGGGACTATTTACACCCCTAAAAGGGAAACACACAG ATGAAGTTGCTAAATCCAAGCAATCAATTGTCTCCACAAAAACAAAGAAG GAAATTCAATTTCAGAAACTTCAGAGATTGCCAGATGGGTGCCATCCTGATTTTGATAATGATCATCTGTGTTCTGTAAATAATCATGACCTGCTTCCTGAAATAAGTACTCCAAGTGTTGACCTTCATCTACTTCCTGAGACAG GAGTGGAAAACATGAGGACACCTAAAAGTCTTCACGCCGAACTTAAGCATGAGCTGTTAAAGCTAAATACGGTGTTAAAGCTACCA GATAATGTACTCTTTCTGGCCAACCAGTTCCTTGAATATCTTTTAAATAATCATTTAGTTGTGCGGGAGCCACGGAGCATACTGCATGCGTTCAACATAGCCTTG TGTTGGCGTGCTGCTTCTTTTCTGAAATACACTGAGTTGAATCGTCGAGAATCACTTGCCCTTGCTTCAGATGGATTGAATTATGAATGCAATGAGGCTCCATCATAG